The following are encoded together in the Mastacembelus armatus chromosome 6, fMasArm1.2, whole genome shotgun sequence genome:
- the morf4l1 gene encoding mortality factor 4-like protein 1 — protein MAPKQDPKPKFQEGERVLCFHGPLLYEAKCVKINIKDKQIKYFIHYSGWNKNWDEWVPESRVLKYVDSNLQKQKELQRANQDHYVEGRMRGAAPNKKLPAASQKNDVKTKKNKQKTPGAGEGTSAGGDPTHPPRKKRARVDPTVESEETFINRVEVKVKIPEELKPWLVDDWDLITRQKQLFHLPAKKNVDAVLEDYANYKKSRGNSDSKEFAVNEVVAGIREYFNVMLGTQLLYKFERPQYADILANHPDTSMSQIYGAPHLLRLFVRIGAMLAYTPLDEKSLALLLSYLQDFLKYLVKNSASLFNASDYEVAPPEYHRKAV, from the exons ATGGCGCCGAAACAGGACCCGAAACCTAAATTTCAAGAAG GTGAAAGAGTGCTGTGTTTTCATGGGCCATTACTCTACGAAGCTAAG TGTGTTAAGATAAACATCAAggacaaacaaatcaaatactTCATTCATTACAGTGGGTGGAATAAAAA CTGGGACGAATGGGTTCCTGAGAGCAGAGTGCTTAAGTATGTGGACAGTAatctgcagaaacagaaagagctTCAGAGGGCCAATCA agaCCATTATGTAGAAGGAAGAATGAGGGGTGCTGCACCGAATAAGAAGTTACCTGCTGCATCGCAGAAAAATGACGT GAAAAccaaaaagaacaaacagaaga CTCCTGGAGCAGGAGAAGGAACAAGTGCAGGAGGGGACCCAACCCACCCTCCACGAAAGAAGAGGGCACGTGTTGACCCAACTGTTGAAAGC GAGGAAACTTTCATCAACCGAGTAGAGGTTAAAGTAAAAATCCCAGAGGAGCTGAAACCTTGGCTTGTGGATGACTGGGACCTGATTACACGGCAGAAACAG CTCTTCCATCTACCTGCCAAAAAGAACGTTGATGCAGTCCTTGAAGATTATGCAAATTATAAGAAATCAAGAGGAAACTCTGACAGcaa GGAATTTGCTGTGAATGAGGTGGTTGCTGGGATCCGGGAATATTTCAACGTCATGCTGGGAACACAGCTTCTCTACAAATTTGAAAGGCCGCAGTATGCAGACATCCTGGCCAACCACCCAGACACATCTATGTCTCAGATCTATGGCGCGCCTCACCTACTCAGACTCTTCG TGAGAATCGGGGCCATGCTGGCATACACTCCCCTAGATGAGAAGAGCCTTGCACTGCTGCTCAGTTATTTACAAGACTTCCTCAA GTATCTTGTGAAGAACTCTGCATCGCTCTTCAATGCAAGTGACTATGAAGTGGCCCCTCCAGAGTACCACCGCAAGgcagtttaa
- the rsu1 gene encoding ras suppressor protein 1 yields MSKSLKKIVEESRDKNLTEVEMCDRGISNMLDVPGLFTLSNITQLVLSHNKLVTVPANISELKNLEVLNMFNNQIEELPTQISSLQKLKHLNLGMNRMSSLPRGFGSLPALEVLDLTYNNLNQNSLPGNFFYLTTLRALYLSDNDFEVLPADIGKLTKLQILSLRDNDLISLPKEIGDLTQLKELHIQGNRLTVLPPEMGNLDLTGPKQVFKAENNPWVTPIADQFQLGVSHVFEYVRSETYKYLYGRHMQANPEPPKKSNDKSKKISRKPLAAKNK; encoded by the coding sequence atgtCTAAGTCTTTGAAGAAGATCGTGGAGGAGTCTCGGGACAAGAACCTTACGGAGGTGGAGATGTGCGACAGGGGCATTTCCAACATGCTCGATGTCCCGGGTCTGTTCACCCTGTCTAACATCACCCAGCTGGTCCTCAGCCACAACAAGCTGGTCACGGTGCCCGCTAACATCTCGGAGCTGAAGAACCTGGAGGTTCTCAACATGTTCAACAACCAGATCGAGGAGCTGCCCACTCAGATCAGCAGCCTCCAGAAGCTGAAACACCTCAACCTCGGTATGAACCGTATGAGCAGCCTGCCCAGGGGGTTCGGCTCCTTGCCAGCTCTGGAAGTGTTGGATCTCACCTACAACAACCTGAACCAGAACTCCCTGCCAGGAAACTTCTTCTACCTCACCACTCTTCGAGCTCTCTATCTGAGTGACAACGACTTTGAGGTCCTGCCCGCTGACATCGGGAAGTTAACCAAGCTGCAGATACTGAGTCTGAGGGATAATGACCTGATCTCCTTGCCCAAGGAGATTGGGGATTTGACTCAGCTGAAAGAGCTTCACATTCAGGGCAACAGACTGACTGTGCTGCCCCCTGAAATGGGTAATTTGGACCTGACTGGTCCTAAACAGGTTTTTAAGGCAGAAAATAATCCCTGGGTCACTCCCATTGCAGACCAGTTCCAGCTGGGCGTCTCCCATGTGTTTGAGTATGTTCGCTCGGAGACCTATAAATATCTCTATGGGAGACACATGCAGGCCAACCCAGAACCTCCAAAGAAGAGCAATGACAAAAGTAAGAAGATAAGCCGCAAGCCGCTGGCTGCCAAGAACAAGTGA
- the pias1b gene encoding E3 SUMO-protein ligase PIAS1 isoform X2, whose product MAESAELKQMVMSLRVSELQVLLGYAGRNKHGRKHELLTKALHLLKAGCSPAVQMKIKELYRRRFPTKMVSPVDLAVPGVHSASGLPAGLAQLGFDGHGSPSPLLPVSLLGPKHELSLPHLPSALHPVHPDVKLQRLPFYDMLDELIKPTSLASDNNQRFQEACYAFALTPQQVQQISSSMDISGTKCDFAVQVQLRFCLSETSCPQEDHFPPNLCVKVNGKPCNLPGYLPPTKNGVEPKRPSRPINITSLVRLSTTVPNTIVVSWTSEIGRSFSMAVYLVRQQSSAVLLQRLRAKGIRNPDHSRALIKEKLTADPESEIATTSLRVSLLCPLGKMRLTIPCRAITCSHLQCFDATLYIQMNEKKPTWVCPVCDKKAPYEHLIIDGLFMEILNSCSDCDEIQFKEDGSWAPMRSKKDVQEVSASYNGVNSETHEEKRGSSNDNSKKVDVIDLTLDSSSDEELDDEPPPKRACPSLSPVSPSANKGVMNLHSQASPVARVPSMPPVETSYIPPPPPLIQDYRHYYHTTSDLPDLNFFSFLQGDNQHYNMVMAAAAAASASASEDHDLLLNRFLPYSSSQMLREQPSTPGSSTLAATNGGSNSGSTSSLVSSSSLRDRDKDRERDRDRDSHTISGLSRSSVEAAAAAAAIYGSISDVISLD is encoded by the exons ATGGCGGAGAGTGCGGAACTGAAG CAAATGGTAATGAGCCTTCGAGTTTCGGAGCTCCAGGTGTTGTTGGGGTATGCAGGGAGGAATAAGCACGGTCGCAAACACGAACTTTTGACCAAAGCTCTCCACCTACTCAAGGCCGGTTGCAGTCCTGCAGTGCAGATGAAGATCAAGGAACTCTACAGACGGCGTTTCCCAACCAAAATGGTTTCACCTGTAGATCTAGCCGTGCCCGGTGTTCATTCTGCTTCCGGCCTGCCTGCTGGACTCGCCCAGCTTGGATTTGATGGCCATGGTTCCCCGTCGCCTCTGCTGCCCGTTTCTTTACTTGGACCTAAGCATGAGCTAAGTCTGCCTCACCTCCCCTCTGCCCTGCACCCTGTACACCCTGATGTCAAGCTCCAGAGACTGCCATTCTACGACATGTTAGATGAGCTCATTAAACCAACCAGCTTAG CCTCAGACAATAATCAACGGTTCCAGGAAGCTTGTTATGCCTTTGCATTAACACCACAGCAAGTTCAGCAGATCAGCAGCTCCAT GGACATATCTGGGACCAAATGTGACTTTGCTGTTCAAGTCCAGCTAAG attttgtttatCAGAGACAAGCTGTCCCCAGGAAGATCATTTCCCCCCTAATCTCTGTGTGAAGGTGAACGGCAAACCCTGTAATCTTCCG GGATATCTTCCTCCCACCAAAAATGGAGTTGAACCAAAAAGGCCCAGTCGCCCCATTAACATAACCTCTCTTGTCCGACTGTCCACAACAGTCCCCAACACAATTGTGGTGTCATGGACTTCAGAAATTGGGAGG AGTTTTTCCATGGCTGTTTATTTGGTAAGACAGCAGTCATCTGCAGTGCTGTTGCAAAGACTACGGGCCAAGGGAATTAGGAACCCTGACCACTCAAGAGCTCTGA TCAAAGAGAAGCTGACAGCTGATCCAGAGAGTGAGATTGCCACCACCAGTCTGCGAGTCTCTCTCCTGTGTCCT CTGGGGAAGATGAGGCTGACAATCCCCTGCAGAGCAATAACATGCTCACACCTTCAGTGCTTCGATGCTACACTCTATATCCAAATGAACGAGAAGAAGCCGACCTGGGTGTGTCCAGTCTGTGACAAGAAGGCACCGTATGAGCACCTTATTATTGATGG GTTGTTCATGGAAATCTTGAATAGCTGTTCTGACTGTGATGAAATCCAGTTCAAAGAAGATGGAAGCTGGGCCCCCATGAGATCAAAGAAAGATGTGCAGGAGGTGTCTGCTTCATACAATGGTGTAAACAGCG AAACGCATGAGGAGAAACGAGGATCATCTAATGACAACAGCAAGAAAGTCGATGTGATTGACCTGACACTGGATAGCTCCTCAGACGAAGAGCTAGACGATGAGCCACCTCCTAAACGGGCCTGTCCTTCCTTGTCACCTGTCTCCCCATCTGCAAACAAAGG TGTAATGAACCTACACAGCCAGGCGTCACCTGTGGCCAGAGTTCCCAGCATGCCACCTGTGGAGACCAGCtacattcctcctcctccacctcttaTACAGGACTACCGCCACTACTATCACACGACCAGTGACCTGCCAG ATCTCaatttcttctccttcctccaAGGCGACAATCAG CATTACAACATGGTGatggctgctgcagcagctgcatcaGCATCTGCTTCAGAGGACCACGACCTGCTCCTGAACCGCTTCCTACCCTACAGCTCCTCTCAAATGTTGAGGGAGCAGCCCAGCACCCCTGGGAGCAGCACACTGGCAGCGACCAACGGAGGCAGCAACAGTGGAAGCACCAGTAGTTTGGTGTCTTCCAGCAGCCTGCGGGACCGCgacaaagacagagagcgaGACAGAGACCGGGACAGCCACACCATTTCAGGATTGTCAAGATCCTCGGTGGAAgctgcagcggcagcagcagccatTTATGGTTCCATATCTGACGTTATCTCGCTTGACTAG
- the pias1b gene encoding E3 SUMO-protein ligase PIAS1 isoform X1 translates to MAESAELKQMVMSLRVSELQVLLGYAGRNKHGRKHELLTKALHLLKAGCSPAVQMKIKELYRRRFPTKMVSPVDLAVPGVHSASGLPAGLAQLGFDGHGSPSPLLPVSLLGPKHELSLPHLPSALHPVHPDVKLQRLPFYDMLDELIKPTSLASDNNQRFQEACYAFALTPQQVQQISSSMDISGTKCDFAVQVQLRFCLSETSCPQEDHFPPNLCVKVNGKPCNLPGYLPPTKNGVEPKRPSRPINITSLVRLSTTVPNTIVVSWTSEIGRSFSMAVYLVRQQSSAVLLQRLRAKGIRNPDHSRALIKEKLTADPESEIATTSLRVSLLCPLGKMRLTIPCRAITCSHLQCFDATLYIQMNEKKPTWVCPVCDKKAPYEHLIIDGLFMEILNSCSDCDEIQFKEDGSWAPMRSKKDVQEVSASYNGVNSDLSRTETHEEKRGSSNDNSKKVDVIDLTLDSSSDEELDDEPPPKRACPSLSPVSPSANKGVMNLHSQASPVARVPSMPPVETSYIPPPPPLIQDYRHYYHTTSDLPDLNFFSFLQGDNQHYNMVMAAAAAASASASEDHDLLLNRFLPYSSSQMLREQPSTPGSSTLAATNGGSNSGSTSSLVSSSSLRDRDKDRERDRDRDSHTISGLSRSSVEAAAAAAAIYGSISDVISLD, encoded by the exons ATGGCGGAGAGTGCGGAACTGAAG CAAATGGTAATGAGCCTTCGAGTTTCGGAGCTCCAGGTGTTGTTGGGGTATGCAGGGAGGAATAAGCACGGTCGCAAACACGAACTTTTGACCAAAGCTCTCCACCTACTCAAGGCCGGTTGCAGTCCTGCAGTGCAGATGAAGATCAAGGAACTCTACAGACGGCGTTTCCCAACCAAAATGGTTTCACCTGTAGATCTAGCCGTGCCCGGTGTTCATTCTGCTTCCGGCCTGCCTGCTGGACTCGCCCAGCTTGGATTTGATGGCCATGGTTCCCCGTCGCCTCTGCTGCCCGTTTCTTTACTTGGACCTAAGCATGAGCTAAGTCTGCCTCACCTCCCCTCTGCCCTGCACCCTGTACACCCTGATGTCAAGCTCCAGAGACTGCCATTCTACGACATGTTAGATGAGCTCATTAAACCAACCAGCTTAG CCTCAGACAATAATCAACGGTTCCAGGAAGCTTGTTATGCCTTTGCATTAACACCACAGCAAGTTCAGCAGATCAGCAGCTCCAT GGACATATCTGGGACCAAATGTGACTTTGCTGTTCAAGTCCAGCTAAG attttgtttatCAGAGACAAGCTGTCCCCAGGAAGATCATTTCCCCCCTAATCTCTGTGTGAAGGTGAACGGCAAACCCTGTAATCTTCCG GGATATCTTCCTCCCACCAAAAATGGAGTTGAACCAAAAAGGCCCAGTCGCCCCATTAACATAACCTCTCTTGTCCGACTGTCCACAACAGTCCCCAACACAATTGTGGTGTCATGGACTTCAGAAATTGGGAGG AGTTTTTCCATGGCTGTTTATTTGGTAAGACAGCAGTCATCTGCAGTGCTGTTGCAAAGACTACGGGCCAAGGGAATTAGGAACCCTGACCACTCAAGAGCTCTGA TCAAAGAGAAGCTGACAGCTGATCCAGAGAGTGAGATTGCCACCACCAGTCTGCGAGTCTCTCTCCTGTGTCCT CTGGGGAAGATGAGGCTGACAATCCCCTGCAGAGCAATAACATGCTCACACCTTCAGTGCTTCGATGCTACACTCTATATCCAAATGAACGAGAAGAAGCCGACCTGGGTGTGTCCAGTCTGTGACAAGAAGGCACCGTATGAGCACCTTATTATTGATGG GTTGTTCATGGAAATCTTGAATAGCTGTTCTGACTGTGATGAAATCCAGTTCAAAGAAGATGGAAGCTGGGCCCCCATGAGATCAAAGAAAGATGTGCAGGAGGTGTCTGCTTCATACAATGGTGTAAACAGCG ATTTGTCTCGAACAGAAACGCATGAGGAGAAACGAGGATCATCTAATGACAACAGCAAGAAAGTCGATGTGATTGACCTGACACTGGATAGCTCCTCAGACGAAGAGCTAGACGATGAGCCACCTCCTAAACGGGCCTGTCCTTCCTTGTCACCTGTCTCCCCATCTGCAAACAAAGG TGTAATGAACCTACACAGCCAGGCGTCACCTGTGGCCAGAGTTCCCAGCATGCCACCTGTGGAGACCAGCtacattcctcctcctccacctcttaTACAGGACTACCGCCACTACTATCACACGACCAGTGACCTGCCAG ATCTCaatttcttctccttcctccaAGGCGACAATCAG CATTACAACATGGTGatggctgctgcagcagctgcatcaGCATCTGCTTCAGAGGACCACGACCTGCTCCTGAACCGCTTCCTACCCTACAGCTCCTCTCAAATGTTGAGGGAGCAGCCCAGCACCCCTGGGAGCAGCACACTGGCAGCGACCAACGGAGGCAGCAACAGTGGAAGCACCAGTAGTTTGGTGTCTTCCAGCAGCCTGCGGGACCGCgacaaagacagagagcgaGACAGAGACCGGGACAGCCACACCATTTCAGGATTGTCAAGATCCTCGGTGGAAgctgcagcggcagcagcagccatTTATGGTTCCATATCTGACGTTATCTCGCTTGACTAG
- the pias1b gene encoding E3 SUMO-protein ligase PIAS1 isoform X3: MVMSLRVSELQVLLGYAGRNKHGRKHELLTKALHLLKAGCSPAVQMKIKELYRRRFPTKMVSPVDLAVPGVHSASGLPAGLAQLGFDGHGSPSPLLPVSLLGPKHELSLPHLPSALHPVHPDVKLQRLPFYDMLDELIKPTSLASDNNQRFQEACYAFALTPQQVQQISSSMDISGTKCDFAVQVQLRFCLSETSCPQEDHFPPNLCVKVNGKPCNLPGYLPPTKNGVEPKRPSRPINITSLVRLSTTVPNTIVVSWTSEIGRSFSMAVYLVRQQSSAVLLQRLRAKGIRNPDHSRALIKEKLTADPESEIATTSLRVSLLCPLGKMRLTIPCRAITCSHLQCFDATLYIQMNEKKPTWVCPVCDKKAPYEHLIIDGLFMEILNSCSDCDEIQFKEDGSWAPMRSKKDVQEVSASYNGVNSDLSRTETHEEKRGSSNDNSKKVDVIDLTLDSSSDEELDDEPPPKRACPSLSPVSPSANKGVMNLHSQASPVARVPSMPPVETSYIPPPPPLIQDYRHYYHTTSDLPDLNFFSFLQGDNQHYNMVMAAAAAASASASEDHDLLLNRFLPYSSSQMLREQPSTPGSSTLAATNGGSNSGSTSSLVSSSSLRDRDKDRERDRDRDSHTISGLSRSSVEAAAAAAAIYGSISDVISLD; the protein is encoded by the exons ATGGTAATGAGCCTTCGAGTTTCGGAGCTCCAGGTGTTGTTGGGGTATGCAGGGAGGAATAAGCACGGTCGCAAACACGAACTTTTGACCAAAGCTCTCCACCTACTCAAGGCCGGTTGCAGTCCTGCAGTGCAGATGAAGATCAAGGAACTCTACAGACGGCGTTTCCCAACCAAAATGGTTTCACCTGTAGATCTAGCCGTGCCCGGTGTTCATTCTGCTTCCGGCCTGCCTGCTGGACTCGCCCAGCTTGGATTTGATGGCCATGGTTCCCCGTCGCCTCTGCTGCCCGTTTCTTTACTTGGACCTAAGCATGAGCTAAGTCTGCCTCACCTCCCCTCTGCCCTGCACCCTGTACACCCTGATGTCAAGCTCCAGAGACTGCCATTCTACGACATGTTAGATGAGCTCATTAAACCAACCAGCTTAG CCTCAGACAATAATCAACGGTTCCAGGAAGCTTGTTATGCCTTTGCATTAACACCACAGCAAGTTCAGCAGATCAGCAGCTCCAT GGACATATCTGGGACCAAATGTGACTTTGCTGTTCAAGTCCAGCTAAG attttgtttatCAGAGACAAGCTGTCCCCAGGAAGATCATTTCCCCCCTAATCTCTGTGTGAAGGTGAACGGCAAACCCTGTAATCTTCCG GGATATCTTCCTCCCACCAAAAATGGAGTTGAACCAAAAAGGCCCAGTCGCCCCATTAACATAACCTCTCTTGTCCGACTGTCCACAACAGTCCCCAACACAATTGTGGTGTCATGGACTTCAGAAATTGGGAGG AGTTTTTCCATGGCTGTTTATTTGGTAAGACAGCAGTCATCTGCAGTGCTGTTGCAAAGACTACGGGCCAAGGGAATTAGGAACCCTGACCACTCAAGAGCTCTGA TCAAAGAGAAGCTGACAGCTGATCCAGAGAGTGAGATTGCCACCACCAGTCTGCGAGTCTCTCTCCTGTGTCCT CTGGGGAAGATGAGGCTGACAATCCCCTGCAGAGCAATAACATGCTCACACCTTCAGTGCTTCGATGCTACACTCTATATCCAAATGAACGAGAAGAAGCCGACCTGGGTGTGTCCAGTCTGTGACAAGAAGGCACCGTATGAGCACCTTATTATTGATGG GTTGTTCATGGAAATCTTGAATAGCTGTTCTGACTGTGATGAAATCCAGTTCAAAGAAGATGGAAGCTGGGCCCCCATGAGATCAAAGAAAGATGTGCAGGAGGTGTCTGCTTCATACAATGGTGTAAACAGCG ATTTGTCTCGAACAGAAACGCATGAGGAGAAACGAGGATCATCTAATGACAACAGCAAGAAAGTCGATGTGATTGACCTGACACTGGATAGCTCCTCAGACGAAGAGCTAGACGATGAGCCACCTCCTAAACGGGCCTGTCCTTCCTTGTCACCTGTCTCCCCATCTGCAAACAAAGG TGTAATGAACCTACACAGCCAGGCGTCACCTGTGGCCAGAGTTCCCAGCATGCCACCTGTGGAGACCAGCtacattcctcctcctccacctcttaTACAGGACTACCGCCACTACTATCACACGACCAGTGACCTGCCAG ATCTCaatttcttctccttcctccaAGGCGACAATCAG CATTACAACATGGTGatggctgctgcagcagctgcatcaGCATCTGCTTCAGAGGACCACGACCTGCTCCTGAACCGCTTCCTACCCTACAGCTCCTCTCAAATGTTGAGGGAGCAGCCCAGCACCCCTGGGAGCAGCACACTGGCAGCGACCAACGGAGGCAGCAACAGTGGAAGCACCAGTAGTTTGGTGTCTTCCAGCAGCCTGCGGGACCGCgacaaagacagagagcgaGACAGAGACCGGGACAGCCACACCATTTCAGGATTGTCAAGATCCTCGGTGGAAgctgcagcggcagcagcagccatTTATGGTTCCATATCTGACGTTATCTCGCTTGACTAG
- the skor1b gene encoding SKI family transcriptional corepressor 1 homolog-B: protein MDSIPAGRDSSSSPSSKQELSYPSTNNLKPNQVGETVLYGIPIVSLVIDGQERLCLAQISNTLLKNYSYNEIHNRRVALGITCVQCTPVQLEILRRAGAMPISSRRCGMITKREAERLCKSFLGAHSPPKLPENFAFDVSHECAWGSRGSFIPARYNSSRAKCIKCSYCNMYFSPNKFIFHSHRTPESKYTQPDAANFNSWRRHLKLTDKSSPTEILHAWEDVKAMFNGGSRKRTLPGSGSESSSPLKSQVPTRPQNSSEVPAKILSCEDSRGGMTSTRSYPVIPVPSKGFGMLQKIPPPLFPHPYGFPAFGLCQKKEDSMLAEQSKAGLPGVLWPGTKDSAYHSFPMFWPAAGALPMPPYPQTQHKPPELLCPPRQSDMDISEHSDRSTNTSKDSMVENDRCSSTQSARNEDDKSGDEARPLDGMTLGPRKISYVSAFRPVIKDADCIAKLYGNRGAYNGCRTGYLSPDFLSESSSYRSMSPCVDSEGEPDVDVETNKTPEEEEEEEDSRPLSSVCPRTHPGLSNSVSPNDSDSKGMQESGLVDSQKLSLHVAQSSERELQSKQLSHVAAPFTEVYTPERSDLQQRSSPYQFRPANYQNGVLTTNDESASKEEPSSTVEEIETKSFNEQSSEESQRGPDDGEDAPARVLPTQREIQSLAKEELQKQLLEQVELRKKLEREVQNLKDNFQDQMKRELSYREEMVQQLHIVREAHDALHHFSCKMLTPRHCTGSCSFKSPLLPP from the exons ATGGACTCCATACCTGCGGGGCGAGACTCCAGCTCCTCGCCAAGCTCCAAACAAGAACTTTCCTACCCGAGCACCAATAACCTGAAGCCGAACCAAGTCGGAGAGACGGTGCTGTACGGAATACCAATCGTGTCTTTGGTGATAGACGGCCAGGAGAGACTTTGCCTTGCACAGATATCTAACACCCTGTTGAAGAATTACAGCTATAACGAGATACACAACCGACGTGTGGCGTTGGGGATCACCTGTGTGCAGTGCACCCCTGTCCAGCTGGAGATCCTGAGGAGAGCCGGGGCGATGCCGATCTCCTCCAGGCGCTGCGGGATGATCACTAAACGCGAGGCGGAGAGACTCTGTAAGTCATTTCTAGGAGCTCACTCGCCTCCTAAACTTCCAGAAAATTTTGCCTTTGATGTGTCCCACGAGTGCGCCTGGGGGAGTCGAGGCAGCTTCATCCCGGCCAGATACAACAGCTCCAGGGCCAAGTGCATCAAGTGCTCCTATTGCAACATGTATTTTTCTCCTAATAAATTCATATTTCACTCGCATCGCACGCCGGAGTCCAAGTACACGCAGCCAGATGCGGCGAATTTCAATTCTTGGAGGCGGCATCTCAAATTAACAGATAAATCCTCTCCGACTGAGATATTACACGCTTGGGAAGATGTGAAGGCCATGTTCAACGGGGGCAGTCGTAAAAGGACTCTGCCAGGCAGTGGATCAGAGTCCAGCTCACCTTTAAAATCACAAGTACCCACTCGCCCCCAAAACTCGTCCGAGGTACCTGCAAAAATACTCAGCTGCGAGGACAGCCGGGGCGGCATGACGAGCACGCGCAGCTACCCAGTTATCCCGGTGCCCAGTAAGGGCTTCGGGATGCTGCAGAAGATCCCACCGCCGCTCTTCCCTCATCCCTACGGCTTCCCAGCGTTCGGCCTGTGCCAGAAGAAGGAAGACAGTATGTTGGCAGAGCAAAGCAAAGCGGGCCTCCCAGGTGTTCTGTGGCCTGGTACCAAGGACAGCGCCTACCACTCCTTCCCCATGTTCTGGCCCGCGGCGGGTGCGCTGCCGATGCCTCCGTATCCCCAGACTCAGCACAAACCCCCAGAGCTGCTGTGTCCTCCTAGGCAAAGTGACATGGACATATCCGAGCACAGTGACCGGAGCACCAACACCTCAAAAGACAGCATGGTTGAAAACGACCGGTGCTCCAGTACGCAGTCCGCGCGCAACGAAGACGACAAGTCAGGGGACGAGGCGAGGCCGCTGGACGGGATGACCCTCGGGCCTCGGAAAATCAGCTACGTCTCTGCGTTCAGACCCGTCATTAAAGACGCCGACTGTATCGCCAAGCTGTACGGCAACAGGGGCGCTTACAACGGGTGTCGCACCGGCTATCTATCGCCCGATTTCCTAAGTGAGAGCTCCAGCTACCGCTCCATGTCACCCTGCGTGGACAGCGAGGGCGAGCCGGACGTGGATGTGGAGACAAACAAGACAcccgaggaggaggaggaggaggaggactccCGGCCTCTGTCCTCGGTGTGTCCTCGGACTCATCCGGGGTTATCAAACAGTGTCTCACCAAACGATTCAGACTCCAAGGGCATGCAGGAGAGCGGTCTGGTGGATTCCCAAAAACTGAGCCTACACGTGGCCCAGTCCTCTGAAAGAGAACTGCAGAGCAAGCAGTTATCCCACGTAGCTGCGCCTTTTACTGAA GTTTACACACCGGAGAGGAGTGATCTGCAACAAAGGAGCAGTCCGTATCAATTCAGACCTGCGAATTACCAGAACGGAGTACTAACAACAAATG ACGAGAGTGCGAGTAAAGAAGAGCCGTCATCTACGGTGGAGGAGATCGAAACGAAATCTTTTAATGAACAAAGCAGTGAGGAGAGCCAGCGAGGGCCGGACGATG GCGAGGACGCGCCAGCAAGAGTTCTGCCaacacaaagagaaatacaAAGTCTGGCGAAAG AGGAACTACAGAAGCAGCTGTTAGAGCAAGTTGAGCTGAGGAAAAAGCTGGAACGAGAAGTCCAAAACCTGAAAG ATaattttcaggatcagatgaaAAGGGAACTTTCCTACAGGGAAGAGATGGTTCAGCAGCTTCACATCGTCAGAG AAGCTCACGACGCCTTACACCATTTCTCCTGTAAGATGTTGACACCTCGCCACTGCACTGGATCTTGCTCCTTCAAATCTCCTCTGCTACCACCCTGA